Part of the Triticum urartu cultivar G1812 chromosome 2, Tu2.1, whole genome shotgun sequence genome, ACCCCGTTAAGCAATACCCCTTTTGTCCATCATGTTGGTTCCACACATTTCAAATTATTTCCTTCCCTCCCGAGCCCCCGGTCCATTGCTTAGCCAGCTGAACAACCTAGCCAGCCAAAGCTAGTACGCGCCATGTCACACCCACAGCCATAGCCACCACCCTCACTTTCTTCTCCCGGCTTTAATCCCTAGACCGGCGGCCCCTTTAATCACCCGCCCCGCCCAGCTTTCGCAAAGCGCAAATAATGCAATGCATGCGAGCGAGACATCTATACTTCTATACACGCTCCTCCATCGTCCGTCCGCTCGTTCGTTCCCTTACGTGCTAAGGCATCATGGCCATGCAGCTGCACGCCGCGTCCCCGGACTCGGAATACTACGTCGCCAAgtccccgccgcccccgccgccttTCTCCCCGCACCAGTCGCCGGCCCCGGCGGCCGTGAAGCCAAAGTCGCCGCAGGTCTCGCAGTCGCAGGGCGGCGGCCAAAGGGCGCCCGTTGCCACGGCGACGACGCCCCTCACGCCTAGCAGGGACAGGGCGCGCCAGGCGCACAACGTCGGCGGCGGCGACCAGGCGCAGGTGCTCAACGGGATCGTCCTCGTGCTGCGCGCCGGCGCCGCGCTGCTGTCCTTCGTGGCCATGGCGCTCGTCGCGTCCTGCCGCCACGGGGACTGGATGGACTTCCTCCGCTACCAGGAGTACAGGTGCGCGTGCGCGTCATCTCTAGCTTATTGCTCGATCGGTCATGTTACCATTCTTGACAGTGTGCGTGCACGGTGTTGAGCTGTTGATCATGGGCTGGGCGGTCGCTTTGCATGCTTGATTTGCTAGGTATCTTCTCGGGGTGTCCGTGGTGGCGTTCGTGTACTCTGCGGCGCAGGCGTTGAAGAACTTCGGCCGGATGCGCCGCGGCGACGCCCACGCGACCTTCCTTGATTTCGCCGGCGACCAGGTGAAGTTGCAGACAATCTTGCCTAGGCCAGTATAGTGTACCACGTGATCATTTTAGATGCAGCTTTCCGTGTGCGGTGACTTATAGCTAGCTTATGGATTGTCATGCAAGTTGAAACATTCCCATGATCTGAATGAATGCAGGCGGTGGCGTATCTGCTGGTCACGGCGTCGGCGGCGGCTCTCCCGATCACGATCCGCATGAGGTCGGCGGTGGTCAACGTCTTCACGGACGCCATCGCCGCGTCCATCGTCCTGGGCTTCCTCGCCTTCGCGGCGCTCGCCCTGTCCGCCATGCTCTCCAGACACGCGTAGCACGACTAGCTTAGCTAGCCAAGCCAGCATGCAGTCGGCCCATCGTGAGTCGTGACATCCATCCATGGCTGTTGTAGAAGAAGATTAGTTAAATCCAGGAGAAAAACAAAGTTCGGAGTAAGCTCGTGAATCCTCTTATGTAGAAGAAGATTAGTTAGATCCAAGAGCAAAAAGGAGAGGGAAAAGAACAAACAAAGTTCAGAGTTGCTCTTGGCATCTGAAGATCAGATGTTTGCATGACGACCCAAGTTGTCAAGAGAGCATTTTCATCACCACTTTGTGGGGTTTTGGGGTGAGAGAGGCTCGAACTCTCGACCTCAGGATCACTCACGTTTAGCTATGAGACCTACGCGCTAGCCAACTGCGCCACCACCCCAATGTGTTTGTTTATTACGAATGCCCACCTTACTAATCTGTACTTATTTGCGACTCCCTGTTCTTCCCAAAACAATACTCCACTAGCAACCCTGTTAGGGTGACTGCACGGTGTATGCATACACCCCAATGTTTTTTCTCATAATAATTCTAAAAAAAAGTGTTTTCTCATAATAAATTTACTTAATGCTATACAAATTTGGCAACTTTTTTGAGCGAACGCAAAGACGTCTGCAAGATGCCACGCACGAATCTTGATGCAAGGACAAAATGCCAACACCCTAGCAAATTAGTTCGCTCTCTATCGTGCTTGTGTGACTACATCCGACATCTCGGTTGACTAGCAGGCGAGACAAAAGAAAGAGTGACGCATTCACTTCGAGAACATCCTCACCGCCCTAGTCGGTTCTCCCTCCCCATTCCACTCTCCCTCCAAGCTCATGCGTGTGTTCTCTTCGTCGCCGGCAAGGGTTGTGACTTTTTCCTTCCTTCTGCCCAGCGGTCACAAGGGTGGAAGTAGCCGTTTGTCATCTTGAGTGCTGGGAGAGCAAGGTGTCGTCGTCGGTGGAGGAGGGCAAGGGGTGGGGGTGTGATCAGCATTGAGAGAAGATCAGATCTTGATCGAGAAATGTCCAATTCCAGGCTGGAGAAACCTCGTCCCCTCACCAAAATGGGATAAACTGGTGCTTGGTGGAAGATTCGAGGGAACAAGGAGCGGCGACACGGGTCACGGTCGTGGGCGGAGCatcaacacatggacaaagtAGCACACTGGAGTAGCACCAGAGGATTCCTAAAGTGGCTGCCATCGACTTGTAGGAAGTGGGTGGATATGGCAGTTGGTGGAGCAGCACGAGTCGTTGTTCCCTTCTTCCCGTTCGGTGGCGATGGGGAATTGGCACAGCTTCTCCCTCTTCTCACCGACGTTTGTGGCTAATCGATGGTGCTGATGCAGCATCTCTCATGCCCATTGTCGGGGCATGCTCCAAGGTCTTGTGGGAGCTCGAGACGACCACCCTGACGGCCAATCTCTCGACGCGATGTTGGTTATGGGATCTGGAGGAGCTCCCAACGCGTTGCTGCCATCGCAACACTATTCGTCGGGATGACGAGCATGGCAATGTGTAAAGCGTCCTTGATTGGTGAACCTTAGTGGCTCTACGCCTACTGGCTTATGGCCAGGCATTGGTATGCGGCCAATCACTAGAAGCTTCATCATCTCTGCTATCCTACCTGGCATGTTCGCCCTTTTTAGCCACCTGTTCATCGCGATGATGTCCTCGGTGTCCTCTCCGCCAATGACGACATAGACCCCTTGACCAGCGGTATCCTACTCTGTCTTTACAACCTTGCGAGTTCAGAAGACAGGAGTAGGTAACCTTAGCAATGCCATGATGCATTGATCGAGGCAATTTTCATCGACATGATGCACTAACCATAGCAATGCCCAATTTCAATTGCCATGATCGGTGCATCATACCAGTGCTCAATTGCATGCATATTTATCCTACTCTATTCATGCATGCACATTGGTCCTACTCGGATCATGGATGCACAATTTTTCTACTCTGACCATGCATTCCATTCAAACTGAACACATATATTAAGGTTACCATTCAAAACACTAGGCTAGAACAATTGATCATCGCAAGATAGTAAACAAGCATTCACATAGCAAGAACACATCAATAACCTAGCAAGTAATTTGATCATAGCGACAACATAGCAAGCATTCAGATTATAACAAGAACCTAGCACACAGTCTGCGAGCCACCGGTCGTGGATTGGGTTACCGACAGCAATGGGAGTGAGGTGGCGCAGTTGATGGTCGACCATCAGAGAAATCGAAGGGTTGTGGGAGAGAGATGGAGTGTGGCGTGAATGCGTAGTGGGCGGTGTTATCAAAGAGGGGAGGCAGTTATGAGACGTCTCGTTGTCTCTCGTGCTTCCCAACATGTGCAGGCGAGATCCATGTGTGGCTCTCGCAAGCTTGGCTCTGGAGAAACAACCGATTCAGTCGTTCCCCTTCAGCCTGGCATGATACTGCTTTAAGGTTTATGTCGCCCAGGAATCGCATGCAGCCGAAGTAACCAAACGTCCAATTTTTTGCACCGCACAGGCTTGGTTGGGCCTCCTGACGGCTATCAAACACCTCCTTGGCTATGATTTTCCTACCTTTTCCATCATCCAAAGTAGGAGAGATGTACAAATATGACAAATTTTATCCTTCATGTCCAATTTTGGACTCTCTAATGTGAATTttgacaacatggcaatttggtgTTTTTTTTTCTAACATATCTCATGGCAATTATAACCTATATTTCCACATTTTCCTGATAATTTCCATCAATCAATGAACATTCTTGTGAAGTTTCCCTGCTTTCGGTGACCAATGTTATCCCTAGAATTTGCCATGTCCCGCATTTTCCCCAAATTTTTGCCATGGTCTCTAGTTAACAACTATGTTTTGTAAGTTTGCCATGTGTCCATTTTTGTTACAAATATATACACTTTACCTGttcaatgagaaaaaaaatcCCAAAATTTCCATGTAACCATAATTTTTTTCTTCATTGCCTTGCCCCATAGAGTTTTTAAAGAAAATCCATGTCACTTGTACTATATTTTTAAAAGATTACTATCATGTGCAGTAATCACATGGCAAAACTAAGAATTTTGTTTCACTACAATTACCATGGCAAATTTTAGATAACAACATTTTTTAAAAGTTTGCACATGTGAccttgacccccccccccccccccccccctcctagAATTTGCCATGTCCTGCAGTTTCCCCAATTTTTGTCACACATGGCAAATTTCCAGGATTTTTAAGTTAACAACTATTTTTTCAAAGTTTGCTGTGTGTCATTTTTGTGTGCAAACATCCACAGTTGCCATGTTCACTGAGATTTGTTCTTTGAAAATTTCTCATGTGACTGTACTTTTTTCATTTGCCATGCCCTATAGagcaaaattttaaaattttgtcATGTCACTTGTACTATGTTTTTATTGGATAGCCATCAAGTGTACTACTCACAAGGAAAAACATAGATTTTTGTTTGTCTACAATTGCCATAACAATTTTTAAACCAAGGCCACTTTTCTTTTTGTAATTTTTGGAAATCGTCACTTCTGTTATGGTCACATGACAAGTTTTAGACTACTTTTTTGGATTTGTCACATGTCAAACGTTCTACAACATATTTATAATTTCCACATTGCAAACTGTTTAGAACATTTATTTTTGTACATAATGGCATTTTTTGGgtgttttgtgtgtgtgttttttCTCTATGTTGGAGTTATGTAGATTTGTAGTAGTTTCATTACATATATCGTGGCAAATTAATCATAAAAGGATGGCAACTTTTTTTTTGATAGTTCTGACATATGGTGATATGGAGGAGTTGTTTGACCACAAAACATGGCAACTTCTTTTTATCACACTTACATGCATTTTTAATATTCATGGACATTTTTACTATGAATTTTTTTTGGGCACTATACTGGACCACAAAAAGTTATTTGTACATATCATTGCAATTAATTTATACATACCATGGCAATTGCATATATAGCATAGTTTTTGGACTTTTCTTGTGTTCTTAATCTCAAAGTAAACGTGAGGAGTGGTGATGGTGGGGTTTGTGGTAATTTTTTTCTCTCGAGTCCTTTTTACGTTTTTCAACGCGCACTTGTTCAACATTAAATTTTGTTTTCCAGCAAGCTGGCGCTCGGGAAGCCCAGTAGTGGCATGTCACAGTGGAGGCGGGGGAGGAGGCATCTGCGAGCGATTGAGCGTGTTCTCTTTGTTCCCCCCTTGCTGAGGGAATGATCGTTCACTCCAGACACACACCAGATATGTATTGGCGTCGTATTTTTAAACATTAGAAATCCATGGTTACCAGAACCTTAATACCAAATGAGTTTTAATGGGTCCTTTAAAATGTCATGTCATTTCCAAATCTTCTCCCACCAGCAATCTTATGGTGCCAATATATTTTTCTTCATGGTGTCGTTGAGAATAACGTCACTTAATTTTTGTTCATCGTTAGCTATTCTCTGTGGCAAATCATAGGAAAAGTCACGAGATCCCTAGAAAACAGTGAGCAGAATTATTATGCCCATGTTCGACATTTTTAACATGAAGATTAGTTCTAAATCCGTTGCATTTTGTTGTTGTTGAACTTACCATGCCAAAACAATCTACTATCTATACTTAAATAATAATTTACTTTGTAAACAAGATTGTATGTCGGAGTGGTGTGTGGCATGTCAAGTTTTCCAATCTGGTCTCATTGATGCCTGAGTGCCGCTTGCATTGCAAGTTGTACACAATCATGGCGTCAGGCCCTGAGAGGGGCTTGCATGCCTATAAACCAATTATCCTGCTGGTTGTTGTTATTTGAGATAGCTTACCAGGCTTGACGCCTGGTGAACTCCCGGTCACGAAACATGCATATAAACTGCTGCCATCTCTTCTCGGTAAGCGATGTGGTCCTAAAAAAACTGTACGTTCCTTCGCCTACGACAACTAAAACGGTACTGTATATTGTACTAGTAATATCAACAGCACAACCGAAAAGCCCAGTGCTATAAAACCGGGTGACCAACGGGCCGTCTGCCCGGCTCGTAAAAGACGTTCGATTTTGCCTAAGCTGGTTGGATGAAGCTCAGTGGACAGACCGGACCGGCGATTCATCTCTGAAACCAATGCAAGCATGGCTCGTTCTGCGCGCCGGCGTCGCGCTCCTGGTTTTCGTGGCCATGGCGCTCGTCGCCTCCACCTGCCACGGAGACTGGATGGACTTCCTCGTGCGTGTCATCTCTCTATAGCTCATTGCTCGATCGGTTATGTTACCATTCTTGAGGTTGAGGGTGTGCATGCATGGTGTGTTGAACCGTTGATCATGGGCTGGGTGCTGGCTTTGCGATTTGCATGCTCCATTTGCTAGGTATCTTCGCGTGGTCTCCATGGTGGCGTTCGTGTACTCTGCGACGCAGGAGGAACTTTCGCCGGATGCGGCGCGGCGCCGGCCATGCCAGCTTTCTTGATATCGCCGGCGATCAGGTGAAGTGCAGAGAATATTGCTATCACACCATTTTTGATGCAGCTACGGAGCTGTGCGGTGACTAGCTAGTAGATTAAGTTATGCTTAGCCTGAGTATCTATCTACGCATGTGTGTGTAGTTCCAACAATTGCGTACTAACGGCCCCGTGATCTGAATGAACGCGTATCTGCTGGTCACGGCGTCGGCGGTGGCTCTCCCGATCACGGTCCGCATGAGCTCGGCAGTGGTCAACATCTTCACGGGCGCCATCATGTCGTCCATCTGCCTCGGTTTCATGGCCTTCGCGGCGCTCGCTCTGTCCCCCATGCTCTCCGGCTGCAAGCTCTCCAGACAAGCGCACTACGAGTCTACGACCCAAGTCCAGCAAGCACAAAAAGGAGAGGAAAAAGAAAAGAACAAAGTTCAGAGTTGCTCTTTGTTCTTGGCATCTGAAGATCAGATGTTTGCATGACGACCCAAGTTGTCAAGAGAGCATTTTCGTCACCACTCTGTGGGGTTTTTGGGTGAGAGAGGCTCGAACTCTCGACCTCAGGATCACTCACGTTTAGCTATGAGACCTACGCGCTAGCCAACTGCGCCACCACCCCAATGTTGTTCTCTTCCTAATTACAGCCTTACTAAGACTTGCTTATTTGATAGTGCTTGAAACCCCGATTACTCGCATGCTAAAACTGGATAGTTATGAAATTCATGTTGGAGAAAAGGTGCAACCAAATATATTCTTCTCAATGTGTTTCTTTTTTTTTACTTGGATAAGAATATGGATAGAGATGTACACAACCCTTGATGGGTTCCTCTGCCTCCTGCCGGTCCGCCTCGTCTCCAGTGGCCTTAGGGCTACGGTGGCGTGGTGGATCCCGGTTCTTACTGGCGGGAGGGCTCCGTTAGATATTCCTTCATATTTTGCTAGGGTTTGTGTCCTACTCAGAAAGATGAGACGATGAAGCCTCTATGAAGATGGAATAATGTTCTCCCTGCCTAGTCCCCGTCCCGGTGGAGCATCTAGCATCATCGGTGGGCATATGGAGGTGTGTCTCGGGCGGATTTGCCcttggtggatttgctcggatctggtCATAGTTTGTCTACGTTCGTGTGTCTTTAGGTTGGATCCTTCCGATCTATTCTTCAATGGTGGCGGATGCTAGtctggtgcgctggtcctatggGGTCTTATCACGACAACTTctcgactgtctactacaacaactACTGTTCGGCTCTGGCGAGGAAGAGACAATGACAACACCGCGCTTTAGGCTCGCTTCAGCGCTTGTAGTCGTCGCTGGGTGGTCCTaggtaagggcatctccaacgctgaCCCCCAAAGTGGACACCGAAGTCGTCCGCGAATGCGCGAGGGGGGGGGGAGGCGGTGTGCATACTGATGTGAGCCATTCAACTGTAGTTGCATACATTTCAAAGCGCCGTGAGCCCTTGAGAATATGCTTCGACGGGAGGGGAAGAATAACATCCGCCTCTGTGAAGCCCAGATCGGCAGTTGGTTTTAGAACGGTGGAAGACGATGACAGTGGACTACACCTCCGCAAACTGGGCAAGTCACCGGCTGTGAGGCCTGACGCAACGGTGGTGGTGGCCTTCTTGGGACCCGAGCGGCGGTGGCCTCCTTTGGTCTACTCATCCTCGCTGCCAGTGGCACCCACGGTCGTGCCGACTTCGTCATCATGGCAGCGGGGCACGACTGATCTGGAGCTAGCCGCGTCGTCCATGCCATCGTAAACTTGCGTCAACCGGTAGGACAGGAGCAAAGCCTCCTGCTCATGCACGTCCACGTCCACCCC contains:
- the LOC125540917 gene encoding CASP-like protein 4B1; its protein translation is MAMQLHAASPDSEYYVAKSPPPPPPFSPHQSPAPAAVKPKSPQVSQSQGGGQRAPVATATTPLTPSRDRARQAHNVGGGDQAQVLNGIVLVLRAGAALLSFVAMALVASCRHGDWMDFLRYQEYRYLLGVSVVAFVYSAAQALKNFGRMRRGDAHATFLDFAGDQAVAYLLVTASAAALPITIRMRSAVVNVFTDAIAASIVLGFLAFAALALSAMLSRHA